Within Haloarcula halobia, the genomic segment GAACTCGGGTGTCATACGTTTTCACACTTGCTGTGCTCGGAGGCAAGCGAAGTGGTACTGAACGCGGAACTCGAACAGTGTCGAACGCTTTTACAATCACATGGACAAGAATTGCAATCACTCGTCTACCCCCGAAACGAACTAGCCCATCTCGACACTGTCGCGGATGCAGGAATCAAAGTGATCCGAGACGTTAGTTCCGAATACATACTCAGGCACCGTCGGGTCGGTGGTCGTTACCGACGCTATGCGCGGTTCATCACGCGCCGCCCATACACGCCTGTTGTTCCGGAACCCATCCAAGAGGATTGTTGGCGACTACCGGCATCAATGTACCTCCCTTTCAATCCGCTTTCGCCCACCGTCAACGATATGTTCGCAACCCACCCGAGAGTCGTGCGTGCACAGAAGTCGATAGACGCCGCAGCTCGGGAGTCGGGAATTTTTCATGTCTGGGCACATCCACAGAACTTCGACGACCGCCTCTTTAGAGATCTCGAATCAATTCTCGCGTACGCGAATCGGCAGGAGGTACCCGTTCTGACCATGCACGAAGCCACGCGTAGATATGTCGGGGAGTGAATGAATGTCTAAACGCATCTGTCTGTTCGTCGGCTCCGCAACCGCATTCAACGTTCGCCAAACGTTACAAGGAATCGGTCAAGCGCTTGAATCAACGGTTGATCTCGATCTCGTTACGACTAGCGAAGAGTTAACAACGGACCTCGCGTCACTCTACGACGTCTATGGGACAGGTCAGCCTGCCTCACTCCAAGGACGCGTGAGAGCTCTCGAGACGTATCTGACAACGCACCGGCCGGCCTGCATGATGAACGTCTCTCGACCGCCGATACAGGGGAACATCACCGGTGTGCTCGCCCGTTGGCATGGCGTCCCGTTCATATATCGCTACAGCGGCGACCGATTCCACGTCCACAGACTGGCCACCACGCTGGGACGGCAGGCGAAATGGTACGCACTGAACAACATTGTTGGGTACGTCCCACTCCGACTAGCAAGCCATTATGTCGCACTTGGTCCCGTCGGAAAGCGTCGGTTAGAAAATCAGGGCGTCCCGTCGAAGGCTATCACGATACTGCCACCACCAGTCGATCCCGAGCGGTTCAGCCCCACTGGACCGGTCGCGAACCTAGACCACCCACCCAATCGGAAGGTCGTGCTCTTCGTTGGCCGACGGAGTCGATTGAAAGGAATCGACACCATAGAACAGGTGATTCCCGAAATCCTCGGTCGACGTTCCGACCTGCAGTTCGTTTTCGTCGGTGGCGGACGAGATCTCGATACTTCCGTCGCGAATTGTGATCACGTTACAGTCGTCGGGCCAGTCCCACCAGCGGAGATGCCGTCATATTATCGGGCAGCTGACGTTCTCATCCATCCATCGCTCACCGAGAGTTTCGGCCGTGTCCTCGTGGAAGCGTTACTTTGTGGTACACCGGTAGTGGCTCGACGCGCTGGCGAATTGCCTTCGATCACGTCGAATCTCATCTCGACGCCCGAAGAGCTGATCGACACTCTCTGTCAGCTAGAGGAACTTACTGTCGACAATCCGGCCCGCTTCACTCCCGAAGAACTCAAGCCGAGATATGCCGAGTTTTTCGAGCGATTTTAACCTTCGGTCCACAGAGTGTGAATCATGAATGCAGAGCGCACCGTTGTTGTGGGATTAGACGGTGCTGGATTCGATCTCCTCGACTCGTGGCTTGAAGAAGGGAAACTGCCGACAATCGCGCGTGTGATGGATTCGGGTGTTCGTGGCCAACTCGAATCGGTTTTACCACCGGTTACATCGCCGAATTGGAAGGCGTACGCGACAGGTAAGAACCCCGGAAAGATTGGTATTTACTGGTGGGAGAACATCGACGTCGCGAATCGTCGGGTGTACTATCCATCCGAACGAAAGCAGACTAACACGGAGTACTGGGAGATACTCGCCAACGAATCAGATGTCGGCGTAATCGGTGTTCCGACGACATACCCACCCAAACGCGTGGGATCATTTTTTGTCTCCGGGGCCCCAGATGCCGAAGAAACTGGATACACGCATCCACCCGAACTCGAGTCCGAACTTGAGTCCGAATTAGGATACCGCGTACTTAAACAAAACCGCATCAAGGACGACACAAATGCCGCCGCGGAAGAGATTCTCGACCTCATCGACCTCAGATTCAAGGCCGCCAAGTATCTCGACCGGCAGTACAACGTGGACTTTCTCCAAATCGCGACGTTCTATCTCAACTCGCTACATCACTACCTATGGGACGACGACTACACGCTCGAGGCTTGGCAGTTGATCGACAATCACCTCGCGGACTTCGTCGACGACGAGACGAACATCATCCTGATGAGCGATCATGGTTCGAATCCAATCGGTACAGTTTTTTATATCAACACGTGGCTTGCTGAGAACGGCTACCTCGAACTGACGCGCGACTCACCGGGGTTTCTGTATAAATTCGGGATACAGAAGGATAGGCTCGCGCGTGTGTTCAACCGTCTTGGAGTCAAACAAGCGGCCAAGCGTATGGCACCGCAGTCGCTCCTCAATCGAATCCCGGACGAAGAGGGTATCTTCAAACGCGAGCAGAAGACGAACAAGATAGATTGGGAACAGTCAACGGCAGTAGCGAGTGGTCAGGGACCGATTTATCTGACCATGGATCCTGACGACCCCGAGCGTGAAATCGTTAGAGAAGAACTGAAAACGAAACTGGGTGAACTCACGGACCCGGAGCTGCGACAGATTGCGACCGAAATCGTCGACGGTCGCGACGCCTACAACGGCGAATACATCGATGAATCGCCAGACATAGTTATTGACCAAGCTGCTGGTGTCCACATCCCAGGTGGGATCGGAAAGGAAGAAGTGTTCACCATACCAACCGAGGAGGGATGGAAGGCTGAAAACAGGCGGTACGGGCTCTTCGCTGCGTCCGGTCCTGATATGGGGACGGGAACCGTCGACGGCCTCTCTATCCTCGATCTCGCACCGACGCTGTTGCATCTGCACGGCTGTCCGGTTCCAAGCTCTATGGACGGCCAAGTCGTGACAGACATATTTGATCCCCAATCGAAAGCTGTGTCAAAGGCAATCAACCGGCAAGCCGAAACACTTCAAGCACAGGAACTGAAGCGAGTTCGGCAGATAGCCCGGCGTCTCGACTTATAATTGAGAAATTAGTATCCTCGTCGACTACTGTGCGGAGCAGATCTGACTGACAGATGCTAACTAGTCGAGATAGCCGAGGTCTGAGAGCCGGTCAGTGACCGACCCGTCTGCTGTGTCAGTTTCCAATTCATTGAGTACGGTCCGGAGTATTTCCTTGCTATACTCTTCGGTTGATTCAAACTCATGTTCGTCGGCCCGGCGGGCCAGCCGATTGTAGATATCGTCGTCAATCTGAACTACCAATTCCATAAATTGAGTTAAGGAGAGTATCTACAAATCCATTTCGTCACGCGAGTGGCACCGAGGTGTCGCCAACGGTTGTCGGTCGTGTGCGACTCGCAAGTCTATTAACGTACGAAGCAATCCGAGAACGAAGGGTGGCTGATTGGAGATCGTAATCATGGCAGCTTATCATTGCGTACTGGCTATCCGACACGAGCGAACGCCAGGTTGCGAAGTAAAAGGGAAGAATTGCTACTCTCCGGGCGAGAAACGCATCAGCGTGGAGAGGTACGGCATCGAAGTTCCACGGCGTCGGGATGGCCGACAGAAGCCGGTTCCAGTAGACGGTCAGTGGCGCCTCGATCACGCCGTGTTCCCGGTATGGGTTCATTGGTTGCTGTGGTTTGAGCGACGCATCGTGCGTAAAACCGTGTTCACCAAGGACCGCAAGGAGGCGGTCAGTATACTCCCACCGTCCGGCACGGAAGACTTTGGGTCGAATTCCCAGCGTATCCTCAAATGTGGTAAGCGCTTCGTTCACTAGCGCATCAATCTCTGCACGTCCGTACGTGGTCAACCAGTCCGCAGTTTTGTCAGCAGATTCATCTCGGCCATTGTCCAGCCGTGTGGGATGTATATGGAGTCCGACTTCATGTTGAGACCGACACCAATATTCAACGACTCTAGGTCGGCTTCGAACGACATCTGGGGTCACAAACAAGGTCACTGCAATGTCCAGATGGCGAAGGAACTCTTGAGTCTGGTCTACACACTGATAGATTCGGGCATTCGGATGCCCTTCGACATCAATAGTCATAATTGACCTCATAATACTAAGAATAACGTACTAGCCGAAACTCTGGGACCTTACCGCTACTGATGCGGTGTGGGTATTTAAACCCGGCGTGACTCTAAAATTTAACACTCTAGAACCGCTTGTCAGTGTGTTTAAATAGACTATCTACAGCTAAAGACATATTATATCATTTGAGTGTCGCGTCTCTATACCCACTGGTGTGAATAGGCTCAGGTGATCGGCATACTCCGCTAGGTTTGATTGTTGGATTAGAGTTTGATTGCTGTATATGAGTATCGTTTTCGATCCCCTCAAATCCACACTAAGCCACTGCTTTCACGCGGTTCCCTGACAAATTAACGAGTGGTGCTAGAGATTTATTGCTAAGAACTATTATTGAGAAAAACGAGCAGAGATGCTCCTGATATTAACTAGGTGTCTTCCGATATACATAGTCTCGTAGCCCATTCGCTCCCCAAGAATCATCAAGAGAGGTACCAGTGAACCCTAAGTCAGTGAGTAATGCGTTCACTTGTTCGAAATTATTTTTCCCAATCTCAACTAGTATCGTCACGCTCTCCGAGGCCTCTAAAGTCTTTACCATTCCTTGGAGAGCCTCCAATTCCTGGCGACCGATGTCTACTTTCACGTAGTCAACGGATTGAAATCCATGTTGTTCAAGAACCTTATCCACAGTTACCGCTTCCACAGGTATACTACCGTCTGGATTTATATGAGCGGCTTTAGGATGGTCCCAGTCTGGTTTCGGTTTTAGATCCCATCCGACTAACCACATTTCCTGATTTTTATTGTATGTGGCCGCATTGAGCGTGGTAATATTGGAGAAGTTATTCAGTTCAGCATTCTTTTTTAACGCATTGTAATGATCTGGCACAGCCTCAAAAGCAAACACGTGACCCTGTTCACCCACCTTCTGTGCGCTCGGGAGAGCATATTTTCCTACGTGTGCACCCATATCTACAACAATGTCACCCTCATCGGGAGCAAATATATCAAAAGCATCACTCTCTGGGTTAAGTAACCAGATCTCTATTTGTCCTTTTCTTGCCAAGAATAAACATCCGCGATAGCTTATGAGCATATCTCGAGGCATCAATTCTCTATAGAGGTCAGTGAATTTATTCGACAGACCCACGTCAGTGACTACTGACCAAAGTACTGCAAGGGGCAAAGAGAGGCATATTAAGATAATATTAATGATTGCATCAGTAGTTCTTGGGAACCGAGAAGTGGAAATTAATCCTCGAAGACTTCTTAGCTTGTCTGCTATCACAAGATACCTGATTAGTGTTGTGGGGTTAAAACTAGCCCAAGCACAGAGGTAAAACTATAACAATCGTTAATGGCGATAGATTTGAATATCAACGGTCGAAAGCCCAGCCGTGTCAACGTCGACGGTAGTCGGATATTCATATCAACTGACACCAAATCCCCTGTCGGGAGACGAATATCCCTTCATCGCATAAGCTGATGTCTCTCAGTCGCGGTATGAGAGAGAAATAACAAGAGAACCCAGTCCGAGGAATACCCAATTCAATGCGTGTACGATAGGTAATGTGAAAAAGTTAATGAGCACATTTGTTAAGAGCGTCAGTGCAAGGCCGAGGGCGAGTGTCCGGTCAAATGAGTTTGTGAAATTTTGCCACGCCTGATAGAGGTACTTGCCCGCAGCTGTGTACATCAGCATATAGCTCACAAGTCCAATAGATCCAGTTGACGTGACAACGAAACCGAACACGCTGTGCGTGGCAGGCGGTTTTCCGCTACACCGACTACACCAGTCAGGCGGAACGAGGTCGAGGAAGATCGAATTGTTAAGACCTAGCCCGAACAGTGGGTGTTCTATCCATATGAGAACAGACCAGTACAGTCTCATCAACCGAACACCTATCGAACCGCTCACAGTACCACCGAAGAATAGAAGTCCGAAAACGGCGCGAGCGAATTTGATTATACGATATGCTGGCGTGTAGAGGATAGCGAATCCCTCGGCGAACACGAATATCAGGGCGACTCCGACAGCAACACCGATTCCGAGCTTCACAGCGATCTTCCGAAACTGACGGTCAATCAATGTCCCGAGACCCACAAGGGCGCCGATAACTAAGTAACCACCCAGCGAGACGATGAGCAGGTAGTTCAGCCAAATGAATCCTATGAATAGAGAGTTCATTCGGTCCCGCTTGAACATTAAGACCGTCCCATGGCCCCTGTAATACACGACAGTAAAGAAGACGTAGGCAGGTAAGACGAATGCCGAATAGTGCGTGGGTTCGTGGAAGAATGAAGTGGGGCGCGGATATCCCCACAGAACGGCTATTTTGGTCTTGAAGCCACCGAGTTGAAGCGCCCCGAAAGGGAGCCCTAGGTTTAGCGCGAATACCTGGTAAAATCCGTAAAGAGATACGAATATAACGGTGAACAGCCACACTCGAAAGACGACAAGTAACTCCTTCCGTGTGGCGTTGAACGACCCAATAGCGAAGTAAAGCCCTACACCTAAGACGATCTGGATTGCGATTGTTACCGACTGAGTCAGTGGATAAGGTTGGAAGATGTCAAGAATTAATCTACCTATCATAATCCCAAGAAATGACAAGACTGCCAAGTCAAGCCAGTTGAGCGTAATCCGGTGGTGTCTAATCAAGACTTTGGCAAAGAATGCCAAAAGTATTATAATAAAGAGCCGATGGAGAAGAAAAATATCATGGCCAGCGACCACGAGAAAATTGACCTGCGATGTCGCCATCGAGATGATCACCAGCAACAGAAGAACGAAGTACGTCAGTCGGACATCATCGGCTAGTTGGCGGGCTAATCGAGGCATCGTTTGAACAGAATCGAGTTATATATAATAGAACTCACGAACATCCCATCTCTGTAGACACTGGCGAATTGTTTCATTGAGCAAGTGTAATATGCTTCGGTTTTTCTGCCGTGTCGAATCGCGATTTAATCGAAACATGTCATTACATATTGAGATTGATGAGGCTAGATTCCAAAGTTATAGGTAGCGTATTTATTTATCCAAACGTACGAGCGAGAATAGAATCTAAACAAGTTGAAAGTCAGACATACCTCGAAAGTTCAGCAAGGAAATCATCGGTAAACCGTGTCATACTGTATCGAGAAACAATATCGGTATCGACGTGTAGACTGCAGTTCATGCTCGTCTTGCGGATTGTTTTGGCTAAATTGTTTAGCGTATCAGAATGAAGGTTAGGATGGGTAATCTGATTGAGGACACCCACTGGTGTCGTAAAGACCGGGCGTCCTAATGCTAGCGCTTCGAGGGCGACAGAACAGTATGACTCGGCTTCGGAGGTGACTACCAGTCCGTCAGCGCACGCGATATACTGGAGCGCTTTGGCGGGTGGCACCTCGCCAGTAAGTGTAACTCGGTTTTCCAAGCCCCGTTCCACGACAGCGCGTTGGATCGCATCGCGAAGGGGACCATCGCCGACTATCACGAGGTGGAAATCGTCGTCAAGTTCAGTTAGTATCTCCAGCGTTGCCAGTGGTCGTTTAATCGGAACGAGGCGGCCGACAAAAGCGAGGACACACCCGTCGCTCGGTACCGAGAGCTCCTCTCTGTGTTTGGTTTGTGAACTTGCAGCTGTGTCCCGTATCAGTTCTCCGTCAACGATACCGTGGACGATGCGGACATTACAGTCAGTGGCAGATTGCACGTAGGACTTGACGGAGTGAGATCGGCAGAGAATTAGTTCGGCGTGGAACAGACGAATATTGGCTTTGGCTAGCAAGAGGCGTACATGCGAGTGGCGGTCGGGATGAACGATCGGCGAATATCCGATGAAGTTCGTTGCTTTGACTCCGAGGAGGCGCTGTAAAACCCACGCCATCCAGTGCATCGAATTCGATGTCGAGACGATCACGTCGGGGTCAATATCCGAACGATGCAGGGTCCAGAGGGTGGCAAAGAAAAACAGCGGCGATAATAACAGTCTTGACATGGTTGATGTCGAAGAAAG encodes:
- a CDS encoding glycosyltransferase family 4 protein; protein product: MSKRICLFVGSATAFNVRQTLQGIGQALESTVDLDLVTTSEELTTDLASLYDVYGTGQPASLQGRVRALETYLTTHRPACMMNVSRPPIQGNITGVLARWHGVPFIYRYSGDRFHVHRLATTLGRQAKWYALNNIVGYVPLRLASHYVALGPVGKRRLENQGVPSKAITILPPPVDPERFSPTGPVANLDHPPNRKVVLFVGRRSRLKGIDTIEQVIPEILGRRSDLQFVFVGGGRDLDTSVANCDHVTVVGPVPPAEMPSYYRAADVLIHPSLTESFGRVLVEALLCGTPVVARRAGELPSITSNLISTPEELIDTLCQLEELTVDNPARFTPEELKPRYAEFFERF
- a CDS encoding glycosyltransferase family 4 protein, translated to MRILLLAEEFYPSVSGGARTRWEFCTGAVTAGHDVTAFTPQRDDLPDSEIIKGVRIERPASLRLPGTDGLSSTSTMSRLLLSPLFFFATLWTLHRSDIDPDVIVSTSNSMHWMAWVLQRLLGVKATNFIGYSPIVHPDRHSHVRLLLAKANIRLFHAELILCRSHSVKSYVQSATDCNVRIVHGIVDGELIRDTAASSQTKHREELSVPSDGCVLAFVGRLVPIKRPLATLEILTELDDDFHLVIVGDGPLRDAIQRAVVERGLENRVTLTGEVPPAKALQYIACADGLVVTSEAESYCSVALEALALGRPVFTTPVGVLNQITHPNLHSDTLNNLAKTIRKTSMNCSLHVDTDIVSRYSMTRFTDDFLAELSRYV
- a CDS encoding alkaline phosphatase family protein — protein: MNAERTVVVGLDGAGFDLLDSWLEEGKLPTIARVMDSGVRGQLESVLPPVTSPNWKAYATGKNPGKIGIYWWENIDVANRRVYYPSERKQTNTEYWEILANESDVGVIGVPTTYPPKRVGSFFVSGAPDAEETGYTHPPELESELESELGYRVLKQNRIKDDTNAAAEEILDLIDLRFKAAKYLDRQYNVDFLQIATFYLNSLHHYLWDDDYTLEAWQLIDNHLADFVDDETNIILMSDHGSNPIGTVFYINTWLAENGYLELTRDSPGFLYKFGIQKDRLARVFNRLGVKQAAKRMAPQSLLNRIPDEEGIFKREQKTNKIDWEQSTAVASGQGPIYLTMDPDDPEREIVREELKTKLGELTDPELRQIATEIVDGRDAYNGEYIDESPDIVIDQAAGVHIPGGIGKEEVFTIPTEEGWKAENRRYGLFAASGPDMGTGTVDGLSILDLAPTLLHLHGCPVPSSMDGQVVTDIFDPQSKAVSKAINRQAETLQAQELKRVRQIARRLDL
- a CDS encoding polysaccharide deacetylase family protein, with translation MRSIMTIDVEGHPNARIYQCVDQTQEFLRHLDIAVTLFVTPDVVRSRPRVVEYWCRSQHEVGLHIHPTRLDNGRDESADKTADWLTTYGRAEIDALVNEALTTFEDTLGIRPKVFRAGRWEYTDRLLAVLGEHGFTHDASLKPQQPMNPYREHGVIEAPLTVYWNRLLSAIPTPWNFDAVPLHADAFLARRVAILPFYFATWRSLVSDSQYAMISCHDYDLQSATLRSRIASYVNRLASRTRPTTVGDTSVPLA
- a CDS encoding FkbM family methyltransferase, translating into MIADKLRSLRGLISTSRFPRTTDAIINIILICLSLPLAVLWSVVTDVGLSNKFTDLYRELMPRDMLISYRGCLFLARKGQIEIWLLNPESDAFDIFAPDEGDIVVDMGAHVGKYALPSAQKVGEQGHVFAFEAVPDHYNALKKNAELNNFSNITTLNAATYNKNQEMWLVGWDLKPKPDWDHPKAAHINPDGSIPVEAVTVDKVLEQHGFQSVDYVKVDIGRQELEALQGMVKTLEASESVTILVEIGKNNFEQVNALLTDLGFTGTSLDDSWGANGLRDYVYRKTPS
- a CDS encoding polysaccharide deacetylase family protein; the encoded protein is MGQDGAVVVSLDFELAWGTHGLDIDNDLEAEQQYRNVKQLLDLFNRYDAPATWAVVGHLMLNSCDGSHTSLPRPDGQLGHRWYDEDPGTDSDDAPLYYAPDLVEAIASTEISHELGCHTFSHLLCSEASEVVLNAELEQCRTLLQSHGQELQSLVYPRNELAHLDTVADAGIKVIRDVSSEYILRHRRVGGRYRRYARFITRRPYTPVVPEPIQEDCWRLPASMYLPFNPLSPTVNDMFATHPRVVRAQKSIDAAARESGIFHVWAHPQNFDDRLFRDLESILAYANRQEVPVLTMHEATRRYVGE